In candidate division WOR-3 bacterium, the following proteins share a genomic window:
- a CDS encoding nuclear transport factor 2 family protein, with protein sequence ELLSDTKISTSGLKIYVSADGKMAWARCLWTLKAKMADNPVELPIRCTWAFEKGDAGWLIVHFHKSLPAG encoded by the coding sequence ACGAATTACTTTCGGATACGAAGATATCTACGAGCGGTCTGAAAATATATGTTTCGGCTGACGGCAAGATGGCCTGGGCCAGATGTTTGTGGACCTTGAAGGCAAAAATGGCGGATAACCCGGTCGAGTTGCCGATCCGGTGCACGTGGGCTTTTGAAAAAGGTGACGCCGGATGGTTAATCGTGCATTTCCACAAATCATTGCCGGCAGGTTAG